In Xylanibacillus composti, the sequence ATGCGTGAAAATACGGTCAATCCCAATAGACCAAAGATGACAGAAGGAACACCGGCCAAATTCGAAATATTGGTTTGGATGAAGGATTGAAACCTGCTCTTCTTGGCATATTCCTCCAAATATATGGCGGTACAAATCCCCAGTACCATGGTCACAGGCCCAACAACAATCATCAGCATGACCGTCCCGACGATAACACCCAGAATCCCTGCTCTCTCGGGGTTAAGTGACAGCTTGCTGGTCAAGAAGCTCCAATTCAACCACCCGATACCCTGGGTAAAAACCTGGACAATCAGTACAGCCAGGACTCCCAATGCCACGAGTGTCAATAAGAAAAAGGTATACTTCATGACTTGATTCAGGAGCAACCGATTTTTCATTCTGCTCACTTGCTCTGTGTTTTGTTTCAACTTAATATGCCTCCCTAAACTTGCGAGAGATGTATTGCGCGATCAAATTCATGACAAGCGTAAAGACGAACAGCGTAAATCCTACGGCATACAAGCTATAATAGCCCACGGTGCCGCTTCCTGCATCGCCGCTCGTAAATTCGACAATATAAGCAGTCATCGTCTGCATGGATTCCGTTATGTCAAAAGTGAAGTTCTTCGAACTGCCACTTGCTATCGTCACAATCATCGTTTCACCAATTGCTCTGGATACGGCTAACACGAACGACGCGATTATGCCGGATATCGCTGCTGGAATAATGACCTTCATCGTGACTTCCAGTCTGGTGGCTCCTAATGCGAGCGCGCCTTCGCGCATCGAATTCGGCACCGAGCTCATGGCATCCTCCGACAAGGAAGCAACCAGAGGAATGATCATAATTCCCATGACAATCCCCGGGCTAAGCACGTTCTTTGCTCCCAGATCAGGAATAATGTAAGCCAGCAGTGGCGTAACAAAGGAATAGGCAAAAAAACCGTAAACAATCGTCGGAATGCCTGCGAGCACTTCCATCATCGGCTTAACCAACTTCCGAACCCGCTCCGATGCGTACTCGCTCAAGTAAATAGCTGATGTCAAGCCAATAGGAATGGCTACACACATGGCGATCAAGGAAGAGATAATCGTTCCGTTAATCAATGGCAAAATACCAAAAGAGGGTTCCCTGCTCAGCGGAGACAATTTCGTGCTGGTGAAAAATTCCCAAAAGGGCACATGCCTGAAAAACTGCATGGTGTCAAAAACCAACGTTAAGACTATGCCTATTGTTGTTAGCACAGAAATGAACGCTGCTGTAAAGAGCAGTGCAGGTACCGCTTTTTCCATCAGTCGCTTATTTCGCTTCTGCAAATTTTGCTGGATCTGTTCCTTAACACCCAAGTTATTGTTCACCAAAGGAATGACCGCCTTCTTTTTTGAGAGTCACTTCATTTTAACGGGCAAAAAGATGAAAGCATGGCCTGCTCTCATCTTTTCACCATCACACCTTGATCTACATAAGGTATGCTTGAACGACCAATCTTATTTCAATGCATCCAGTTGTGATTTATATTCTGCCAGAATGGCGTCCGGCATCGGTGCGAAGCCTGTTTCGCCTGCGAATTGAGGTGCGGCTTCCAGCACATAGTAAGCATAGTCAAGAACTTGCGGCTTTTCTTTTGCATATTGTCCATTCAGGTAAGTGAATACCGGACGAGTGAATTCAGCGTATGCCAGATCCTCGCCAATTGTTTCGAGCGACGGCTCAACCGGACCATTGCCAAAGTCAACCTTCACTGCTGTCAACTTGTCCGTATTGCTTACATAGTAGCCAAATCCGAAGAAAGCAATCGCATTCTTATCCTTCGAAACCAGATCTACCAGCGTGGAATATTCCTGCTGCAGGTTAGCTGTAGCAACCAAGTCTTGCTTTTCCAAAATAACTTCGTAGAAGAACTCGTATGTGCCGTGATTTTCGTTCGGACCGTAGAATTTAATTTCTTCTTCCGGCCATTCAGGACGAATATCAGACCACTTGACAACATCATCTGCAGCATAATGACCGGACAGGTACATGTTCACGATTTCGTCTTTCGTCATTTCCGTAGCCCAGTCGTTCTCTTTGTTGATAACCATCGTCA encodes:
- a CDS encoding PstS family phosphate ABC transporter substrate-binding protein yields the protein MKKLVKSTGVVFLVAVLMAVVVACGGGNNSGGNAGTNEGAQNNTPSTGNNSAANSEEPVEENLSGAVIIDGSGTVYPLMARIAEEYMSTKQSGVSVQVGRAGSSAGFKKFIPGELDFADASRPIKDEEIEQLAENGLTMDDVIEIKLAYDGLTMVINKENDWATEMTKDEIVNMYLSGHYAADDVVKWSDIRPEWPEEEIKFYGPNENHGTYEFFYEVILEKQDLVATANLQQEYSTLVDLVSKDKNAIAFFGFGYYVSNTDKLTAVKVDFGNGPVEPSLETIGEDLAYAEFTRPVFTYLNGQYAKEKPQVLDYAYYVLEAAPQFAGETGFAPMPDAILAEYKSQLDALK
- the pstC gene encoding phosphate ABC transporter permease subunit PstC; the encoded protein is MNNNLGVKEQIQQNLQKRNKRLMEKAVPALLFTAAFISVLTTIGIVLTLVFDTMQFFRHVPFWEFFTSTKLSPLSREPSFGILPLINGTIISSLIAMCVAIPIGLTSAIYLSEYASERVRKLVKPMMEVLAGIPTIVYGFFAYSFVTPLLAYIIPDLGAKNVLSPGIVMGIMIIPLVASLSEDAMSSVPNSMREGALALGATRLEVTMKVIIPAAISGIIASFVLAVSRAIGETMIVTIASGSSKNFTFDITESMQTMTAYIVEFTSGDAGSGTVGYYSLYAVGFTLFVFTLVMNLIAQYISRKFREAY